The Pirellulales bacterium genomic interval GCACGGATTGATGCTCAATCCACGCGACGCGGAAGATCTGTTCGACATTCTCTCGGTCGGCTCGACCGTCGTCGTGCGGTAGCAAACGGCCGCACGCTTTGCCGCCGCCCAAGCGGATATGCTTGCTGGCTTGCCCACCGTGTGAGCCGCGCGGAGCCCGCAGCGCTAGCCCGATTATTCATGCCGCCACACCAGCCCAAAGCGTCAGCGAGGGAGCCAGCGCGAGGCGTACTCTCGCTAACACTTCGGGCCACCATTGCGCAGCGCGTCGCGAATTCCTGGCACCGTGAATAATCCGGGCTAGCAAGGGAATCAACCGATTCGTCTTTGCAAGCGCTGCGGGCTCCTGAACCCGACCGTTGGCGGCAATGGCATCCCGTGTCCCTGTTTCGGTCTTCGCCGGGCGGCGGCCTGCGCAGACGCCGATGCTATCGCCGATGCGGCTCGCCAGTGGCATGCGGTTCGACAATCCGTATACTTTGGTCGTTCGGCGTTCGAAGTATTGGCGTTGATCCGCACGCACTCGCTCCCCAGTGACGCTCGTGTACGACAAACAGACATTGATCGAATTGGTTCGCAGTCGGGCCTTGAAGTTCGGCGATTTCACGTTGGCCTCCGGCAAAAAAGCGACATACTATCTCGATGGCAAACAGGTGACGCTCGATTCGTTCGGCGCCCGCCTGATCGCCGACGGTATTTTGAATCTTCTGGCCGACGAATTGCCGTTGCCCGACGCGGTCGGCGGGATGGCGATTGGGGCCGATCCAATTACCGCCGCGGTGATCACGATGGCGGGCGTGCGCGGGCAGCAGATGTCGGGCTTTCTGGTGCGCAAGGAAGCCAAGGGGCACGGCACCAATCGCTATGTCGAAGGGCCGGTGCGACCGGGCCAGCGCGTGGCGATCGTCGAAGACGTTGTGACCACCGGCGGCTCGTCGCTCGACGCGATTGCGCGGGTGGAAGAGTTCGGGCTGAAGGTGACCTGTGTCGTCGCCATCATCGATCGCCTGGAAGGAGGCGCGCAAGCATTCGCCGCGAGAGGCTACCCCTTTTCGAGCCTGCTAACGATCCGCGATTTCGGCATCGACCCGCCGAAGTGAACAGGAGTGGGCATGGCTCCCACCAAGTTTCAAATCAGCGCTTGCTTCGCGCCAGACGGCTCATACGGCCCTGGAGGAAAAGTGGACGGGGGCCGCGTCCACTATTGGTACGAGCGCAGGGCTATGCAGGTCCGCTCGGGCTCTAGTTTTCTGCCATGCGGCTGGCTAAAATCGGTTCGTACAGGGCCGATACGAAGCACGACAGAAGCCTGATACGATTGCCAAAAACCGTATCAGGCT includes:
- the pyrE gene encoding orotate phosphoribosyltransferase, encoding MYDKQTLIELVRSRALKFGDFTLASGKKATYYLDGKQVTLDSFGARLIADGILNLLADELPLPDAVGGMAIGADPITAAVITMAGVRGQQMSGFLVRKEAKGHGTNRYVEGPVRPGQRVAIVEDVVTTGGSSLDAIARVEEFGLKVTCVVAIIDRLEGGAQAFAARGYPFSSLLTIRDFGIDPPK